From Alteromonas sp. RKMC-009, one genomic window encodes:
- a CDS encoding penicillin-binding protein activator — protein MNLSAGCLRFSQLTLIASALVLAGCGSTPKTVQSRAPVESNTQVPVVNIDDSPESLIKKARSAWEDNHDAVQRNRYLLDAADLYLQENESTKAQAILLSLKEDGVAEENRLRLNFLIATLYNGDDAASDDELLSLLSPLATIGDLKRRQQALRATILERKHDWTGAAEAYAESLEPSAESVEKIWALVNRATRSQRQQAQASSATLRPYLALYDLAATEGLSPAGLSRALVQFNQVYRGHPVSEYMPASVVAGAELRTEPPREVAVLLPLSGKLGATGTTIKEGLLSAYYDQASALRAGEQPVSLNFIDTQNKTADELLSAIHGYKWVIGPLLKENVEGIMHRIPAGTHRLALNRADAVAAGDNLQGLTGNTLTSDVPSLADITEQAGNALNLQPAATSQQAFFALAPEDEATQLADYIYQNGFKTPIVVSAQNSINQRMETAFTTRWQELNGNKAQGKQVKLTTVQFTDSNSLREGITQSLDVAQSHDRIKQIEYMVNEKLYNVPRNRRDVDAIIVFASPEQTELLNPMVEASLSPFNGQTVPVFATSRSIEYDDTKNQWRDLQNVRFLDMPWMLPQHQWQTLQSRSETLWPQRSTQMSRLFAFGVDAYNLLPHMPSMMALPQTKLSGLTGTLSINSQGDVVRRLPQAVISNEAVQMLSSGKAAAPGR, from the coding sequence GTGAATTTGTCTGCAGGTTGCCTCCGCTTCTCACAACTCACTCTCATTGCCAGCGCGTTAGTACTCGCCGGTTGTGGCAGTACACCTAAAACCGTGCAATCCCGCGCGCCGGTTGAATCAAACACTCAGGTACCTGTAGTGAACATAGACGACTCTCCGGAGTCGCTGATTAAGAAAGCCCGGTCTGCATGGGAGGACAACCATGATGCCGTTCAGCGTAACCGCTATCTGCTTGATGCCGCAGACCTGTACCTGCAAGAAAATGAAAGCACTAAAGCACAGGCAATACTGCTGTCATTAAAAGAAGATGGCGTAGCAGAAGAAAACCGCCTTCGTTTGAATTTCCTGATTGCAACTTTGTATAACGGCGATGACGCTGCCAGCGACGACGAATTACTGTCACTGCTGTCTCCTCTTGCTACGATTGGTGATCTGAAGCGCCGCCAGCAGGCGCTGCGTGCAACGATACTTGAGCGCAAGCATGACTGGACAGGAGCGGCAGAAGCGTATGCAGAATCACTGGAACCTTCTGCAGAAAGTGTGGAAAAAATCTGGGCACTGGTTAACCGTGCCACACGGTCTCAGCGACAACAGGCTCAGGCATCCTCAGCCACACTCCGGCCTTACCTTGCTCTGTATGACCTGGCAGCAACGGAAGGTTTGTCTCCGGCAGGCTTAAGCCGCGCACTGGTTCAGTTCAATCAGGTTTATCGCGGACATCCGGTCAGTGAGTATATGCCCGCCAGTGTCGTTGCCGGTGCGGAATTACGTACAGAGCCCCCCCGTGAAGTAGCCGTATTATTGCCTTTAAGCGGTAAACTTGGCGCAACGGGCACAACAATTAAAGAAGGTTTGCTTTCTGCTTATTACGACCAGGCCAGTGCTCTGCGCGCAGGTGAACAGCCGGTATCTCTGAACTTTATTGATACACAGAACAAAACAGCGGATGAATTGCTTAGCGCAATACATGGCTACAAATGGGTGATTGGGCCGCTATTGAAGGAAAATGTCGAAGGTATTATGCACCGTATCCCTGCCGGCACCCACCGGCTTGCCCTTAACCGCGCCGACGCGGTAGCTGCCGGAGATAACCTGCAAGGTTTAACAGGCAATACGTTGACGTCAGATGTCCCTTCGCTGGCAGACATCACTGAACAGGCCGGGAATGCCCTTAATCTTCAGCCCGCAGCCACCTCTCAGCAAGCTTTCTTCGCCCTTGCGCCGGAAGATGAAGCAACCCAGCTGGCTGATTATATTTACCAGAACGGATTTAAAACGCCTATCGTCGTTTCTGCTCAGAACAGCATCAATCAACGTATGGAGACTGCGTTCACTACCCGCTGGCAGGAATTAAATGGCAATAAAGCACAGGGAAAACAGGTTAAATTAACCACCGTGCAATTTACCGACAGCAATAGCCTGCGTGAAGGCATTACTCAGTCGCTGGACGTGGCTCAAAGTCACGACAGAATTAAGCAGATTGAGTACATGGTTAACGAAAAACTGTACAACGTGCCCCGCAACCGCCGGGACGTAGATGCCATCATTGTTTTTGCATCGCCTGAGCAGACTGAATTGCTGAACCCCATGGTAGAAGCCAGCCTGAGCCCTTTCAACGGGCAGACAGTGCCGGTTTTCGCCACCTCCCGTTCTATTGAGTATGATGACACCAAAAACCAGTGGCGTGATTTGCAGAATGTACGCTTCCTGGACATGCCCTGGATGTTGCCACAGCATCAGTGGCAAACCTTGCAAAGCCGCTCAGAAACCCTCTGGCCACAGCGTTCAACGCAAATGTCCAGACTGTTCGCCTTTGGTGTAGACGCTTATAATCTGCTTCCTCACATGCCATCCATGATGGCCTTACCGCAAACAAAATTGTCCGGATTAACCGGTACACTCAGCATTAACAGTCAGGGCGATGTTGTACGTAGACTGCCCCAGGCAGTGATCAGCAACGAAGCGGTGCAAATGCTCTCCTCCGGAAAGGCTGCCGCACCGGGACGCTGA
- a CDS encoding YraN family protein, whose protein sequence is MATARDTGLRAEQTARSYLEGQGLLFLCSNYTAKTGELDLVMRENDTLVCIEVKYRDDDGYGSAAEFVTPSKLRKVKRTFEHYLLSCGLNPIHTLARVDVVALDGDKLQWLKNV, encoded by the coding sequence ATGGCCACCGCCAGAGATACCGGTTTACGGGCTGAGCAAACAGCCCGCAGCTACCTCGAAGGACAGGGCCTGCTTTTTTTGTGCTCAAATTACACTGCGAAAACCGGCGAACTGGATCTGGTGATGCGGGAAAATGACACCCTGGTCTGTATTGAAGTAAAGTATCGTGATGACGACGGCTACGGCAGCGCTGCAGAGTTTGTTACGCCTTCAAAGCTCAGAAAAGTCAAACGCACCTTTGAACATTATTTACTGTCATGTGGTCTTAACCCGATACACACACTCGCGAGAGTGGATGTGGTAGCATTAGATGGTGATAAGTTACAATGGCTTAAGAATGTGTGA
- a CDS encoding phosphoheptose isomerase codes for MIEKIKENFTESIQTKISAIEVLPEAIGKAAYMMVDALIRGNKILSCGNGGSASEAQRFSSEMLNRFERDRPSLPAIALNTDTSTMTSIANDASYDEVFARQVRALGQPGDILLAISSSGNSRNIIAAVEAALSRDMTIVALTGKDGGEMAGFLSEHDVEIRVPSNRTARIQEVHLLVIHNLCECIDDILFPADHGDEH; via the coding sequence ATGATAGAAAAAATAAAAGAAAATTTTACCGAGAGTATTCAAACCAAGATTTCTGCTATCGAGGTATTACCGGAAGCTATTGGTAAAGCCGCGTATATGATGGTTGATGCGCTGATCAGAGGAAATAAAATTCTGAGTTGTGGCAACGGCGGCTCGGCCAGCGAAGCACAACGCTTTTCATCGGAAATGCTTAACCGGTTTGAAAGGGATCGTCCCAGCCTGCCGGCCATCGCACTGAATACCGATACCTCAACCATGACCTCCATCGCTAATGACGCCAGTTATGATGAAGTGTTTGCCCGTCAGGTACGTGCACTCGGTCAACCGGGTGATATCCTGCTGGCCATCAGCAGCAGTGGCAATTCAAGAAACATCATTGCAGCCGTGGAAGCCGCACTTTCCCGTGATATGACTATCGTCGCACTGACCGGAAAAGATGGCGGTGAAATGGCCGGATTCCTCAGTGAACATGATGTTGAAATCAGGGTGCCGTCTAACAGAACGGCGCGAATTCAGGAAGTTCATCTACTTGTGATTCACAATTTATGTGAATGTATAGATGATATATTATTCCCTGCAGATCACGGAGACGAACATTAA
- a CDS encoding BON domain-containing protein — MWCSTRKAASALVIFSLLSSVQGCAVVAVGAAGALTAKVANDRRTVGTQLDDQTAEGQVSYQWSKSEALKKGANLQVDIYNGVALITGQAPSQILIDEAIAGVEKVEYVKKVHNQIRQAMPIDASTQANDIWLASKVKTKLVADERVPSLQVRVIVQNSEVFLMGRVTNQEGTYAVDIARNVNGVTRVIRAFEIM, encoded by the coding sequence ATGTGGTGTAGTACAAGGAAGGCAGCATCCGCTCTGGTTATATTTTCTCTGCTCAGCAGCGTTCAGGGCTGCGCAGTGGTGGCCGTCGGCGCAGCCGGCGCGTTGACAGCTAAAGTCGCCAATGATCGGCGAACAGTCGGTACCCAGTTGGACGACCAGACCGCAGAAGGTCAGGTGTCCTATCAGTGGTCCAAAAGTGAAGCGCTGAAGAAAGGGGCAAATCTTCAGGTCGATATTTACAACGGTGTCGCCCTCATCACAGGACAGGCTCCCAGTCAGATCCTCATCGATGAAGCTATAGCCGGTGTGGAGAAAGTAGAGTACGTCAAAAAAGTACACAACCAAATCCGCCAGGCAATGCCCATTGACGCCTCGACACAGGCCAACGATATCTGGCTGGCATCAAAAGTAAAAACTAAGCTGGTGGCCGACGAGCGGGTTCCTTCTTTGCAGGTCAGAGTGATTGTTCAGAACAGCGAAGTGTTTTTAATGGGCAGAGTCACTAATCAGGAAGGCACCTATGCGGTCGACATTGCCCGTAACGTGAATGGTGTTACACGGGTCATCCGCGCCTTCGAGATCATGTAA
- a CDS encoding RpiB/LacA/LacB family sugar-phosphate isomerase, with protein MRIALMNEFSQASKNAVVLEQLESVAAEQGHEVFNVGMKDDNDHRLTYIHLGIISALLLNSKAVDFVISGCGTGQGALMSLNAWPGVVCGYCIDPADAYLFAQINNGNALALPFAKGFGWGAELNVRYMFEKAFTGETGLGYPPERRESQNANAIILNDVKAATNKPILEALAALPEDLLKTATGGAQFQECFFSNSQDEALSAFVKEVVNS; from the coding sequence ATGCGTATTGCATTAATGAATGAATTTAGTCAGGCGTCAAAAAACGCCGTTGTACTTGAACAACTTGAGTCTGTGGCTGCTGAGCAGGGTCACGAAGTGTTCAATGTGGGAATGAAAGATGATAACGACCACCGTCTGACTTATATCCATCTGGGTATTATTTCCGCTTTATTGCTGAACAGCAAAGCGGTTGATTTTGTTATTTCAGGCTGCGGTACAGGGCAGGGCGCGCTGATGTCACTGAACGCCTGGCCGGGTGTTGTTTGTGGCTATTGTATTGATCCTGCGGATGCCTATCTGTTTGCCCAGATTAATAACGGTAACGCGCTGGCATTGCCTTTTGCTAAAGGTTTTGGCTGGGGTGCAGAACTGAATGTGCGCTATATGTTTGAAAAAGCGTTTACCGGTGAAACGGGGCTGGGTTATCCACCGGAGCGTCGTGAATCACAGAATGCCAATGCCATTATTCTGAATGATGTGAAGGCGGCGACAAACAAGCCAATCCTTGAAGCTCTGGCAGCCTTACCTGAAGATTTACTGAAAACGGCAACCGGCGGTGCGCAGTTCCAGGAATGTTTCTTCAGTAACAGTCAGGACGAAGCGCTGAGTGCCTTTGTTAAGGAAGTGGTAAACAGTTAA
- a CDS encoding IclR family transcriptional regulator encodes MDKYLIPSVTHACQIFRILAASSQGMTMHDIEQQLDLPRTTLFRLLRTLCHEQMLEKKGKIYRCGNELTRLGLHMINADHMHQLAIPHIQRLALKSGHTAHLAVPNNGKVLIVEVVDSPNPLMVSKRPGGQAQMHCSSTGKVFLAFLYRENLDLYIAEHPLERHTAYTITDKASLEAELQRITALGYAVDERELNENVRCLAVPVRDNRGIVVAAVGITAPAVTFSQASVPEVAEFAKEAARGIYRDAYQLRRQNDG; translated from the coding sequence ATGGATAAATACCTGATCCCCAGCGTAACTCACGCCTGCCAGATCTTTCGCATACTTGCAGCTTCTTCACAGGGCATGACCATGCACGACATTGAACAGCAGCTCGATTTACCGCGCACGACGCTGTTCCGGTTGCTGCGTACCCTTTGCCATGAGCAGATGCTGGAGAAAAAAGGAAAAATTTACCGCTGCGGAAATGAACTGACACGCCTTGGTTTACATATGATCAATGCAGACCATATGCATCAGCTTGCAATCCCGCACATTCAGCGTCTTGCACTGAAAAGTGGTCATACTGCACACCTTGCAGTACCCAATAACGGTAAAGTGCTTATCGTGGAAGTCGTCGACAGCCCGAACCCGCTGATGGTATCGAAACGTCCCGGCGGACAGGCTCAGATGCACTGTTCGTCCACCGGCAAGGTGTTTCTGGCCTTTTTGTACAGAGAAAACCTGGATTTATACATTGCAGAGCATCCGCTGGAACGACATACCGCTTACACGATAACAGACAAAGCCAGCCTGGAAGCGGAACTTCAGCGCATTACGGCTCTCGGCTACGCCGTCGACGAACGGGAGCTGAATGAAAATGTGCGTTGTCTGGCGGTGCCGGTGCGGGACAACCGCGGTATTGTCGTGGCAGCAGTGGGGATCACGGCTCCGGCAGTGACTTTCAGTCAGGCATCAGTCCCTGAAGTCGCAGAGTTTGCGAAAGAAGCTGCCCGTGGTATCTACAGAGATGCTTATCAATTGCGTCGTCAGAACGACGGCTGA
- a CDS encoding MFS transporter — protein MSKFDRKTATALLVAATLFMEILDATVISTALPIIAADFNVAAAHLSVGISAYLVAVTVFIPISGWAADRLGPKTVFCAAICVFVIASVLCAISTNLYTFTGARILQGLGGAMMVPVGRLVVLRALPKNQIVRGMAILTWPALAAPLIGPVLGGWIAQTFSWHWIFLMNVPLGIIALTIGMVLIENHKCEPQRFDVTGFLLSGIGFGLFMAGLESFSGRPESLLVPGLLTSCGLVLLILTFRHMAVSPGPLFSLKAMSVATFRITVIGGSAIRIGLSSAPFLIPLMLQLALGFTPVEAGTLLLWLFAGNLAIKPATTWIMNTFGFRTVLLANTVFIAAGFAAIAQFDASTPSWLMALVLFISGMNRSMHLTVLNTISFADIPQNEMRDANTLGAVLMQMTRGLGITTGALALALATMITGSSTENPSVFDFSLTFYMMAAVSLLALIDSAKLPANAGDAILNKRAAKVS, from the coding sequence ATGAGTAAATTTGACCGCAAAACAGCAACCGCATTACTGGTTGCCGCCACACTGTTTATGGAAATTCTTGACGCAACGGTGATCAGTACAGCACTGCCCATCATTGCTGCCGACTTCAATGTTGCTGCCGCCCATTTGTCCGTGGGCATATCAGCCTATCTGGTTGCCGTGACTGTTTTCATTCCCATCAGCGGCTGGGCAGCTGACCGGCTGGGTCCCAAAACGGTTTTTTGTGCTGCAATCTGTGTATTCGTGATTGCTTCGGTACTCTGTGCCATCAGTACAAACCTGTATACTTTCACCGGAGCACGAATTCTACAGGGACTCGGCGGAGCCATGATGGTGCCCGTAGGCCGGCTTGTTGTATTACGGGCGTTACCGAAAAATCAGATTGTAAGAGGCATGGCAATCCTTACCTGGCCTGCCCTCGCTGCTCCGCTCATCGGCCCGGTGCTCGGCGGATGGATAGCGCAGACATTCAGCTGGCACTGGATATTTTTAATGAATGTCCCCCTTGGCATCATCGCCCTGACCATAGGCATGGTATTGATTGAAAATCATAAATGTGAGCCGCAGCGCTTCGACGTCACGGGATTTCTTTTAAGCGGGATTGGTTTCGGCCTGTTTATGGCGGGACTGGAATCTTTCAGCGGCCGGCCTGAGTCTCTGCTGGTGCCCGGCCTTCTCACCTCATGCGGACTCGTTTTATTAATTCTCACCTTCAGACACATGGCTGTTTCACCCGGCCCGCTTTTTTCACTGAAGGCGATGTCTGTAGCCACCTTCAGAATAACCGTTATCGGCGGTTCAGCAATCCGGATAGGCTTATCCAGCGCACCGTTTCTTATTCCCCTGATGCTCCAACTGGCGCTGGGTTTCACACCGGTGGAAGCCGGTACGCTGCTGCTCTGGTTGTTTGCAGGTAACCTGGCCATCAAGCCGGCGACAACCTGGATCATGAACACATTCGGATTCCGCACTGTACTGTTGGCCAATACTGTATTTATTGCCGCCGGATTCGCCGCTATCGCCCAGTTTGATGCTTCCACTCCGTCATGGTTAATGGCGCTGGTACTGTTTATCAGCGGCATGAACCGCTCAATGCACCTCACCGTCCTGAATACCATCAGCTTCGCGGATATTCCGCAGAATGAAATGCGGGATGCCAATACCTTAGGTGCTGTACTCATGCAGATGACACGTGGTCTGGGTATCACCACCGGCGCCCTCGCCCTTGCGCTGGCCACCATGATCACCGGCTCCTCAACGGAAAATCCGTCAGTATTTGATTTCAGCCTGACCTTTTACATGATGGCCGCAGTCTCTTTACTTGCGCTCATAGACAGCGCAAAACTACCTGCTAACGCTGGTGATGCTATTTTAAATAAGCGGGCCGCAAAGGTGTCATAA
- a CDS encoding hydrolase, giving the protein MLLNTESDELTEDNCGLLIVDIQGKLARQVHDSEQCITTTEKLIRCCTALSLPAIVLEQNPQGLGETIPQLKQYLHAFPLIEKYHFSGFAEPALKSELAKSKVKNWLVAGIEAHVCVYQTVIDMTAAGYQVHLVTDCVSSRRQADRDLAINNMHNAGVRLTSFEMIVFRLMKTCHHPAFKTVLNILK; this is encoded by the coding sequence ATGCTGCTCAATACAGAAAGCGATGAACTGACAGAAGATAATTGCGGTCTGCTAATTGTAGACATACAGGGTAAGCTTGCCCGACAGGTCCACGACAGTGAGCAGTGCATAACGACGACTGAAAAGTTGATCCGCTGCTGTACAGCGTTATCGCTACCCGCTATCGTGCTGGAACAGAACCCGCAGGGTCTCGGCGAAACAATCCCTCAGTTAAAGCAGTATCTTCATGCCTTTCCATTGATTGAGAAATACCACTTCAGCGGCTTTGCAGAACCGGCTCTGAAGTCTGAACTGGCAAAAAGCAAAGTGAAAAACTGGCTGGTTGCCGGTATCGAAGCCCATGTTTGTGTGTATCAAACGGTAATCGATATGACCGCTGCAGGCTATCAGGTTCACCTTGTTACCGATTGTGTGTCATCACGCAGGCAGGCAGATCGTGATTTGGCCATCAATAATATGCACAACGCCGGCGTCCGGCTCACCAGTTTTGAAATGATCGTGTTCAGGTTAATGAAAACCTGTCATCACCCCGCCTTCAAAACTGTGCTGAACATACTGAAATAG
- a CDS encoding GntR family transcriptional regulator — protein MELAFESPVTQADRTFIKLRNDIVEGVIPSGSKLSETELSTKYDVSRAIIREAINRLTASHLVERKANVGARVVTLTPQGLIELYQVREALEGMAARLAAQNMSDQDINALQGLLNDHFDEVKGGESYYQEAGDVDFHYRIVLGSKNTHLITVLIDGIYHLVRMYRVQFGMAGPRVTTAYDEHRHVVQAIANRDGELAEMLMRRHILYSKNNIERKLLITSQS, from the coding sequence ATGGAACTCGCTTTTGAAAGCCCCGTTACACAGGCGGATCGCACGTTTATCAAGCTTCGCAACGACATTGTTGAAGGAGTCATTCCGTCGGGTTCCAAGTTAAGTGAAACGGAATTGTCGACAAAATATGATGTCAGCCGGGCCATTATCCGTGAAGCAATAAACCGTCTTACCGCCAGCCATCTGGTAGAACGCAAGGCCAATGTCGGCGCACGGGTCGTTACTCTCACTCCGCAAGGTTTAATAGAGCTGTATCAGGTGCGCGAAGCACTTGAAGGCATGGCGGCGCGGCTGGCAGCACAGAATATGTCAGATCAGGACATTAACGCGCTGCAAGGCCTGCTCAATGATCATTTTGACGAGGTAAAAGGCGGCGAGTCTTATTATCAGGAAGCCGGCGATGTGGACTTTCATTACCGCATTGTTCTGGGCAGCAAAAACACCCATCTTATTACCGTTTTAATTGACGGTATTTATCATCTGGTGCGCATGTACCGCGTGCAGTTTGGTATGGCCGGTCCCCGCGTTACCACCGCTTACGACGAACATCGTCACGTTGTTCAGGCCATTGCCAACCGTGACGGCGAGCTGGCTGAAATGCTCATGCGCAGACACATTTTGTATTCGAAAAATAATATCGAACGCAAGTTACTTATCACATCACAGAGTTAA
- the prpB gene encoding methylisocitrate lyase, protein MHSAGKKFRQALADNKPLQIVGTINAYTAMMAKQIGHQAIYLSGGGVANASYGLPDLGMTSLNDVLVDVQRITSACDLPLMVDIDTGWGGAFNIAKTIRDMEKAGAAAVHMEDQVAQKRCGHRPNKEIVSTEEMVDRIKSAVDARTDPDFFIMARTDAFAQEGLEKAIERAKAYVAAGADGIFAEAIQTEAHYRAFAEALDVPILANITEFGKTELWNKAQLGEWGADMVLYPLSAFRAMNKAAERVYQSILTDGDQKAVVDTMQTRMELYDYLGYHDYEQKLDALFSKSKA, encoded by the coding sequence ATGCACAGTGCAGGCAAGAAATTCCGTCAGGCGTTAGCTGACAACAAGCCGTTGCAAATTGTCGGTACCATCAACGCGTACACCGCCATGATGGCAAAACAAATTGGTCATCAGGCAATTTATCTGTCCGGTGGCGGCGTAGCCAATGCTTCTTACGGCCTGCCGGATCTCGGTATGACGTCGTTAAACGATGTGCTCGTTGATGTGCAGCGCATTACCTCAGCCTGCGATTTACCCCTGATGGTCGATATCGACACCGGTTGGGGCGGCGCTTTTAATATTGCTAAAACCATTCGCGATATGGAAAAGGCCGGTGCAGCGGCGGTGCATATGGAAGACCAGGTGGCGCAGAAACGTTGTGGTCACCGCCCTAACAAAGAAATCGTGTCCACAGAGGAAATGGTCGACCGGATCAAATCGGCGGTTGATGCCCGCACCGATCCTGACTTTTTCATTATGGCCCGTACAGATGCCTTCGCACAGGAAGGACTGGAAAAAGCCATTGAACGGGCAAAAGCGTATGTTGCTGCAGGTGCTGACGGTATTTTCGCAGAAGCCATTCAAACCGAAGCCCACTACCGCGCGTTTGCTGAGGCGCTGGATGTGCCCATTCTTGCCAATATCACCGAATTTGGCAAAACCGAATTATGGAATAAAGCGCAGCTCGGAGAATGGGGTGCTGACATGGTGCTGTATCCTTTAAGTGCTTTTCGCGCAATGAATAAAGCCGCTGAACGGGTTTATCAAAGCATACTCACCGACGGCGACCAGAAGGCAGTTGTCGATACTATGCAAACCCGCATGGAGCTGTACGATTACCTGGGATATCACGATTACGAACAAAAACTCGACGCGCTGTTTTCAAAGTCAAAGGCGTAA
- the prpC gene encoding bifunctional 2-methylcitrate synthase/citrate synthase, producing the protein MAKELSGAGLRGQVAGKTALSTVGQSGSGLTYRGYDVKDLANHCQFEEVAHLILKGKLPDSGELAAYKAKLKSQRGLPQALKEVLERIPKDAHPMDVLRTGCSVLGNLEMEQDFSEQAAVTDRMLACFPSIICYWYRFSHDGVRIDTELDDDSIGAHFLHMLHGEKPRELHEQVMHVSLILYAEHEFNASTFTARVCASTLSDMHSCITGAIGSLRGPLHGGANEAAMEMIEGFTSADDAEEQMMGKLARKEKIMGFGHAIYRESDPRNEIIKGWSEKLAADVGDKVLYPVSVRCEEVMWREKKLFCNADFFHASAYNFMGIPTKLFTPIFVMSRLTGWAAHVMEQRADNRIIRPSAEYTGEELRPVTPIEQR; encoded by the coding sequence ATGGCTAAAGAATTAAGCGGCGCCGGACTTCGCGGACAAGTTGCAGGCAAAACGGCACTTTCCACCGTTGGTCAGTCAGGCTCAGGACTGACGTATCGCGGATATGATGTGAAAGACCTGGCAAATCATTGTCAGTTTGAAGAAGTCGCCCATCTTATTCTGAAAGGAAAATTACCGGATTCAGGCGAACTGGCGGCCTACAAAGCAAAATTGAAAAGCCAGCGCGGGTTGCCACAAGCGCTGAAAGAAGTCCTTGAACGCATCCCCAAAGATGCCCATCCGATGGATGTGTTGCGCACCGGCTGCTCGGTACTGGGCAACCTTGAAATGGAACAGGATTTTTCTGAGCAGGCTGCAGTCACCGACCGCATGCTGGCTTGTTTCCCAAGTATCATTTGTTACTGGTACCGCTTCAGTCACGATGGCGTACGCATTGATACCGAACTTGATGATGACTCCATCGGCGCTCACTTCTTACACATGCTGCATGGTGAAAAGCCCCGTGAACTTCACGAACAGGTTATGCATGTTTCCCTGATCCTTTACGCCGAACATGAATTCAACGCTTCCACCTTTACCGCCAGAGTGTGTGCATCCACGTTATCAGACATGCATTCCTGCATTACCGGTGCAATCGGTTCATTGCGCGGCCCGTTGCACGGCGGTGCAAATGAAGCAGCCATGGAGATGATCGAAGGCTTCACCTCGGCGGACGATGCTGAAGAACAGATGATGGGTAAGCTTGCCCGCAAAGAGAAGATCATGGGCTTCGGTCATGCTATTTACCGTGAATCCGATCCGCGCAACGAAATCATCAAAGGCTGGTCAGAAAAACTGGCTGCAGACGTTGGTGATAAAGTGCTTTATCCGGTGTCTGTGCGCTGTGAAGAAGTGATGTGGCGTGAAAAGAAACTGTTCTGTAATGCCGATTTCTTCCATGCCTCTGCCTATAACTTTATGGGGATCCCGACGAAGTTATTCACACCAATCTTTGTTATGTCCAGACTCACCGGCTGGGCTGCCCACGTGATGGAGCAACGGGCGGATAACCGCATCATCCGTCCGTCTGCCGAATATACCGGCGAAGAATTACGTCCCGTTACCCCCATCGAACAACGCTGA